From the Kribbella sp. CA-293567 genome, the window CCGGCGAAGTGAGCGATCGCCCGCTCCTGCTCGGCGGCCGCTGTCCGCAGTACCGCTGAAACCACCGTGGCCATTGCCTTCTCCTTCGCCGCGCGCAATCCGGAGCCACCAGCGTCGACCACCGGCTCCCGCCTGACCAGTGGCAGTAAAGACCTCCTGCAACAAATTACTGCCAGTGAGGCGGTGGTGCCGCGCACGCGGTGGCAACGGCCTAACACCCTGCTGACAAAGGTTTTCTGCCACCGCGGGACAGCGATATCTCCGCCGGGAGAAGCAGCTATCCGGCGGGTAGGACAAGCCTTGGCAACAGCCCGCACAAGATCGGGGGTTCGGCTACCACTTCGGGCGGATCAGGCTGCATGATGTCCGCTGAGGACCACTCCAGCCACGGGGTACCCCTGACGATGACTCATGTCTGGAGCCCCTTGATGGCTGACTTCGAGGTTGCCGCGGCGACGTCCGCGGACGCCTTCGCGCGACTCGCTGTCGAACTGCACGACGCACCCGGCGTCGAGGAGACGGTCGACGCGGTGGTGCAGTTCGCCCTGCAGGCGCTGAACTGCACGTTCGCCGGAATCGCGCTCTATGTGCGGGGCTCGCAACCCGAGGTGGCGGCGGTCACCGATCCCGTGGTCGGCGACGTGTTCGGGTTGCAGATCAGCTCCGAGACCGGCCCGTTGATCACCTCCCTGCGGGAGCGCAGCACCGTGCTCATCCGGGACACCAGCGAGGACACGCGGTGGCCGGAGTGGGCGGCGAAGGTGGCGGGGCTGGGAGTGCGGAGCGTGCTGGACGTGCCGCTGGCCACCGGTGGGGGCAGCCGGGCGACGGTCGGCGTACTGGGGCTGTACTCGCCCGAGCCGAACGCGTTCGGTGAGGACGACGAGGCGATCGCGCACATCCTCGCCCGGCACGCGTCGGTGGCGGTCGCGTCGGCGCGGCACGAGGAGACGATG encodes:
- a CDS encoding GAF and ANTAR domain-containing protein, which gives rise to MADFEVAAATSADAFARLAVELHDAPGVEETVDAVVQFALQALNCTFAGIALYVRGSQPEVAAVTDPVVGDVFGLQISSETGPLITSLRERSTVLIRDTSEDTRWPEWAAKVAGLGVRSVLDVPLATGGGSRATVGVLGLYSPEPNAFGEDDEAIAHILARHASVAVASARHEETMAQAVDARKLVGQAMGILMERFDVDGDRAFAILKRYSQDTNTKLRDVAQQLIDTRKLPH